Proteins encoded within one genomic window of Bacillus thuringiensis:
- a CDS encoding YqgQ family protein yields the protein MISIYDIQQLLKKFGTIIYTGDRIADLQLMQDELRELNQSQLIDPQDYQTALFLLKQEIQKELNKN from the coding sequence ATGATATCTATTTATGATATTCAGCAATTGCTAAAGAAATTTGGTACGATTATTTATACGGGTGATCGAATTGCAGATTTACAATTAATGCAAGATGAATTGCGTGAATTAAATCAATCACAGCTAATCGATCCACAAGACTATCAAACAGCTTTATTTTTATTGAAGCAAGAAATTCAAAAAGAGCTAAATAAGAATTAG
- a CDS encoding 5-formyltetrahydrofolate cyclo-ligase — translation MKEEKIRLRKQIIEHMNSLSEEQYATLSEQIAFSLYAQKEWAEAKIIGITLSMENEVNTYPIIEKAWEEGKKVVVPKCNKGTRTMSFRQISNFDQLETVYMNLREPIPALTEEVNTDEIDLQIVPGVVYTERGERIGYGGGYYDRYLVHYKGKTLSLAYDFQMVKHIPVEPFDKNVEKIITEKGTMVINGLV, via the coding sequence GTGAAAGAAGAGAAAATACGTTTGCGTAAACAAATAATAGAACACATGAATTCTTTATCAGAAGAACAGTATGCAACTTTATCAGAGCAAATTGCATTTTCGTTGTATGCCCAAAAAGAGTGGGCTGAGGCTAAAATAATTGGAATTACTCTTTCAATGGAAAATGAAGTGAATACATATCCTATCATCGAAAAAGCTTGGGAAGAAGGAAAGAAAGTTGTTGTTCCAAAGTGTAACAAAGGAACGCGAACGATGTCTTTCCGACAAATTAGTAATTTTGATCAATTAGAAACAGTGTATATGAATTTACGTGAGCCGATTCCAGCGCTTACGGAAGAAGTGAATACGGATGAAATTGATCTTCAAATCGTACCAGGCGTAGTTTATACAGAGCGAGGAGAGCGAATTGGATATGGCGGTGGCTATTATGATCGTTATCTCGTGCATTATAAAGGGAAAACGCTATCATTAGCTTATGATTTTCAAATGGTAAAACATATTCCAGTAGAGCCATTTGATAAAAATGTCGAAAAAATTATTACAGAAAAAGGAACAATGGTTATAAATGGGCTTGTATAG
- the rpmG gene encoding 50S ribosomal protein L33, translated as MRVNITLACTECGDRNYISKKNKRNNAERIELKKYCKRDKKSTLHRETK; from the coding sequence ATGCGTGTGAATATTACTCTAGCATGTACAGAATGCGGAGATCGTAACTATATCTCAAAGAAAAACAAACGTAACAACGCTGAGCGTATCGAGCTTAAAAAGTATTGCAAGCGTGACAAGAAGTCTACGTTACACCGTGAAACAAAGTAA
- a CDS encoding sugar phosphate nucleotidyltransferase: MKGVILAGGKGRRLRPLTCNTPKPMLPLLEKPVLEYNIELLRQHGIRDIAITVQYMSTAIKQYFGDGSKWGVNLYYFEDSPPLGTAGSIKQAEKFLDETFVVISGDALTDFQLSEGITFHEQKKRMVTMFVKEVENPLSFGLVVMNKEQEVTRYIEKPSWNEVVSNIVNTGIYIMEPEIFSYIPPRKFFDFSQDVFPLLANKNALFAYLSEGYWLDIGTFDQYRQAQFDLLTKKLQVPIPYTEVLPMVWMGEGVTIGKGTKIHGPSFIGEGAKIGAGAIIEPYSIIGKNSIVSSYSHLQKSIVFANAHIGQYCELLETTIGEHTIVEDDVTLFQKSIVADHCHIGKSTVIKQKGKLWPYKAIDSYSIVGSAGVQESEKSAGWLQKSRIVGRGNVEITPQFIVKVAMAYGSLFAKGESILIGSQEHVETTSYKNLFLHAIHGIGIHTMECKEMNESLFQYSIQDLQCAGGVFIQVENEKEVVIKLYGKDGVQLTYKQQKAIEQVYMSESFYYACEKQMGRNKLVHVSLHDYIEAVLERIDIEKIQKQKFHLLINKRNDMLQHLLMLFLQRLGCTVTWIYAGEQKDHVKALMKSSKANMALMFSEQGNYFELYDNHSNIYQGTDFEEVDIPDLLLESAGSIYPMSLKLGECYLLFYTQDEKKSFQSRWKRDILYRIGKLFELIALQGKTFLSIVEQSPPLYLLCDEVVCSWNEKGKVMRKLLADMERKEEGIFEGVQFKYTEKEWSYIVSDTKQPKFLVYSHARNPVIARENMKNLIEKIRQYQKV, encoded by the coding sequence ATGAAGGGGGTTATTTTAGCTGGAGGAAAAGGACGACGCCTTAGACCATTAACATGTAATACTCCAAAGCCGATGTTGCCATTATTAGAAAAGCCAGTTTTGGAATACAATATTGAATTATTACGTCAGCATGGTATTCGTGACATTGCAATTACTGTTCAATATATGAGTACAGCCATTAAGCAATATTTTGGTGACGGTAGCAAATGGGGCGTTAACTTGTACTACTTTGAAGACTCTCCTCCGCTTGGAACTGCAGGGAGTATTAAACAAGCGGAAAAATTTTTAGATGAAACGTTTGTTGTCATAAGTGGAGATGCGTTAACTGATTTTCAATTATCAGAAGGAATTACGTTTCATGAACAAAAGAAAAGAATGGTAACTATGTTTGTAAAAGAAGTAGAAAACCCACTCTCATTCGGTTTAGTTGTAATGAACAAAGAACAAGAGGTTACACGATATATAGAAAAACCGAGCTGGAATGAAGTGGTCTCTAATATTGTGAATACAGGTATATACATTATGGAGCCAGAAATTTTTTCTTACATACCGCCTCGGAAATTTTTTGATTTCAGTCAAGATGTGTTTCCGTTATTAGCAAATAAGAACGCATTATTTGCATATTTGTCAGAAGGTTATTGGTTAGATATCGGTACATTTGATCAATATCGTCAAGCACAATTTGATTTGTTAACGAAAAAATTGCAAGTACCTATTCCTTACACAGAAGTATTGCCGATGGTATGGATGGGAGAAGGCGTCACGATTGGAAAAGGAACGAAAATTCACGGCCCTTCTTTTATTGGAGAAGGAGCAAAAATTGGTGCAGGAGCTATAATTGAACCGTACTCTATTATCGGGAAAAATAGTATTGTTTCAAGTTATTCTCATCTTCAAAAAAGTATTGTTTTTGCAAATGCGCACATTGGGCAGTATTGCGAGCTATTGGAAACGACAATAGGAGAGCATACAATAGTTGAAGATGACGTTACACTGTTTCAAAAAAGCATTGTAGCGGATCATTGCCATATAGGGAAAAGTACGGTAATTAAGCAAAAGGGGAAACTATGGCCATATAAGGCCATTGACAGCTATTCGATAGTAGGATCGGCTGGTGTTCAAGAAAGTGAAAAGAGTGCAGGATGGTTGCAAAAAAGTCGCATTGTAGGAAGAGGTAATGTTGAGATTACTCCTCAATTTATTGTAAAGGTTGCGATGGCGTACGGATCCCTTTTTGCTAAAGGAGAAAGTATATTAATCGGGAGTCAAGAACATGTAGAAACGACTTCTTATAAAAATCTCTTTCTTCATGCGATTCATGGTATTGGGATTCATACGATGGAATGCAAAGAAATGAACGAGTCGCTTTTTCAGTATAGTATCCAGGACTTGCAATGTGCAGGTGGGGTTTTCATTCAAGTGGAAAATGAAAAAGAGGTTGTTATAAAGTTGTATGGTAAGGATGGGGTACAATTAACGTATAAGCAGCAAAAAGCGATAGAACAAGTATATATGTCTGAGTCGTTTTATTACGCTTGTGAGAAGCAAATGGGACGGAATAAGCTAGTCCACGTTTCTTTACATGATTATATAGAGGCTGTATTAGAACGCATTGATATTGAAAAAATACAAAAACAGAAGTTTCATCTTCTTATTAATAAAAGAAATGATATGTTACAACATTTACTTATGCTCTTTTTGCAAAGGCTCGGATGCACAGTTACGTGGATTTATGCGGGCGAGCAAAAGGATCATGTGAAAGCCTTGATGAAATCAAGTAAAGCAAATATGGCACTTATGTTTTCGGAGCAAGGAAATTATTTCGAGTTATATGATAATCATAGTAATATTTACCAAGGTACAGATTTTGAAGAGGTAGATATTCCAGATTTATTACTTGAATCGGCAGGAAGTATTTACCCAATGTCTTTGAAATTAGGAGAATGTTACCTTCTATTTTATACGCAGGATGAAAAGAAGTCGTTTCAATCGAGATGGAAGAGAGATATTTTATATCGAATAGGAAAATTATTTGAGCTAATAGCATTGCAGGGAAAAACATTTCTCAGCATAGTAGAGCAATCGCCTCCACTTTATTTATTGTGTGATGAAGTTGTATGTTCATGGAATGAAAAAGGGAAAGTAATGAGGAAATTATTAGCTGATATGGAAAGAAAAGAAGAAGGTATATTTGAAGGAGTACAGTTCAAATATACCGAAAAAGAGTGGTCTTATATCGTTTCTGACACAAAACAACCGAAATTTTTAGTGTATTCGCATGCTAGAAACCCAGTAATAGCAAGGGAAAACATGAAAAATCTTATAGAAAAAATTAGACAATATCAAAAGGTGTAG
- the phoU gene encoding phosphate signaling complex protein PhoU has translation MVREQFQCDLKTLQQKVIELGELAREALLLAMEGLHKKDVEKALEVIDGDYRMDTLEEEINDLALMLITKQQPVASDLRRIFISIKTATDLERIADHAVNIAKSTIRLGEKEVAVSLHNLDEMFTIANKMLQLALEAYEQENLTFAKQIAEMDDSVDEIYGKAIREFISSVPEQPEAITQITQLSFVARYIERVADHITNIAENVFYLVKGKHYLLNE, from the coding sequence ATGGTAAGAGAACAGTTTCAATGTGATTTAAAAACATTACAGCAAAAGGTGATTGAGCTTGGTGAACTAGCGAGAGAAGCTTTATTGCTTGCTATGGAAGGTCTTCATAAAAAGGATGTAGAGAAAGCGTTAGAGGTAATAGATGGTGATTATCGTATGGATACTTTAGAAGAGGAAATAAATGATCTTGCGCTTATGCTTATTACGAAGCAGCAACCTGTAGCAAGTGATTTAAGAAGGATTTTCATTTCAATTAAAACAGCGACAGATTTAGAGCGTATTGCAGATCATGCTGTTAATATTGCGAAATCAACAATTCGCCTAGGGGAAAAAGAAGTGGCTGTTAGTCTGCACAATCTTGATGAGATGTTTACAATTGCAAATAAGATGTTACAGTTAGCGTTAGAAGCATATGAGCAAGAAAATTTAACTTTTGCGAAACAAATTGCCGAAATGGATGATTCTGTTGATGAAATATACGGGAAAGCAATTCGTGAATTTATATCTTCAGTTCCAGAACAACCAGAGGCAATTACACAAATTACACAATTATCCTTTGTAGCGAGATATATTGAGCGTGTAGCAGACCATATTACAAATATTGCTGAAAATGTTTTTTATTTAGTAAAAGGAAAGCATTACTTATTAAATGAATAA
- the pstB gene encoding phosphate ABC transporter ATP-binding protein encodes MVATVVNVQVKNEEKIETAPKKVVFDTKNLNLWYGEDHALKDINLSIHENEVTAIIGPSGCGKSTYLKTLNRMVELVPIVRTTGVIEYRERNIFDKAYPVEELRTHVGMVFQKPNPFPKSIYENVAYGPKIHGVRDKKTLDEIVEKSLRGAAIWDELKDRLHDNAYGLSGGQQQRLCIARCLAIEPDVILMDEPTSALDPISTLKVEELIQELKKDFSIVIVTHNMQQAARISDKTAFFLSGEVVEYTDTNKLFTTPSDKRTEDYITGRFG; translated from the coding sequence ATGGTAGCAACAGTAGTAAATGTACAGGTGAAAAACGAGGAGAAAATCGAGACTGCGCCAAAGAAAGTAGTATTTGATACGAAAAACTTAAATTTATGGTACGGAGAAGACCATGCTCTAAAAGATATTAACTTAAGCATTCATGAGAATGAAGTTACAGCAATTATCGGGCCAAGTGGTTGTGGTAAATCAACGTACTTAAAAACATTAAATCGTATGGTAGAGCTAGTACCGATCGTACGAACTACAGGTGTAATTGAATATAGAGAGCGCAATATATTTGATAAAGCGTATCCAGTTGAAGAATTAAGAACACATGTAGGAATGGTGTTCCAAAAGCCAAATCCATTTCCGAAATCTATTTATGAAAATGTAGCATATGGCCCGAAAATCCATGGTGTTCGTGACAAGAAAACGTTGGATGAAATTGTTGAAAAAAGTTTACGTGGAGCAGCGATTTGGGATGAGTTAAAAGATCGTTTGCATGATAATGCATACGGTTTATCCGGTGGGCAGCAACAACGTCTATGTATTGCACGTTGTTTAGCGATTGAACCAGACGTTATTTTAATGGATGAGCCAACATCAGCACTAGATCCAATTTCAACATTAAAAGTAGAAGAATTAATTCAAGAGTTAAAGAAAGATTTTAGTATTGTTATCGTAACGCATAATATGCAACAAGCAGCACGTATTTCAGACAAAACTGCCTTCTTCTTAAGTGGGGAAGTTGTGGAGTATACAGATACAAACAAATTATTTACGACACCTTCAGATAAGCGTACAGAAGATTATATTACAGGCCGATTTGGTTGA
- the pstA gene encoding phosphate ABC transporter permease PstA, whose amino-acid sequence MRMLNHKKIQENMASRFLKDRVYKLLFYIAILFSIVILLILLFQIFEKGISYLSLDFFTNFASRNPKEAGIAAALSGTILFMSIVIPVSFIFGVGTALYLEQYAKESIFKKVIEINNQTLAGVPSVVFGLLGLTIFVYALHLGESIIAAALTMSLLVLPTVVVASQEAIRSVPSSLLEASYGLGATKWQTMYQIVLPYAFPGIITGCTLAISRAIGEAAPLLVIGALAFANYVPFSMFDRFTVLPIQIFNWMSRPQEEFQYVAAAGMIVLLGLLLFINIFVLWLRNRK is encoded by the coding sequence ATGCGAATGTTGAATCATAAAAAAATACAAGAAAATATGGCATCACGTTTTTTAAAAGATCGAGTTTACAAATTGTTATTTTATATAGCAATTTTGTTTTCAATAGTAATACTACTTATTTTGCTTTTTCAAATTTTTGAAAAAGGTATAAGTTACCTTTCGTTAGATTTCTTTACAAACTTCGCTTCGCGTAATCCGAAAGAAGCTGGGATTGCTGCAGCTTTGTCAGGAACAATATTATTTATGAGTATTGTTATACCAGTCTCCTTTATATTTGGAGTCGGAACTGCTCTTTATTTAGAGCAATATGCGAAGGAATCTATATTTAAAAAGGTAATAGAAATTAATAATCAAACGTTAGCAGGTGTACCTTCCGTTGTATTTGGATTACTTGGCTTAACTATTTTTGTATATGCTCTTCATTTAGGTGAGAGTATCATTGCGGCTGCACTGACGATGAGTTTACTCGTCTTACCGACAGTTGTTGTAGCGAGTCAAGAAGCGATACGATCTGTACCAAGTTCATTATTAGAAGCTTCTTACGGATTAGGTGCTACGAAGTGGCAAACGATGTATCAAATTGTATTGCCATATGCTTTCCCAGGAATTATAACGGGTTGTACGTTAGCGATATCGAGGGCGATTGGAGAAGCGGCACCGTTATTAGTTATCGGGGCACTTGCATTTGCAAATTATGTTCCATTTAGTATGTTTGATAGATTTACAGTTTTACCAATTCAAATTTTTAATTGGATGAGTAGACCGCAAGAAGAATTTCAGTATGTAGCAGCTGCTGGGATGATTGTTTTGTTAGGTTTGTTGCTCTTTATCAATATATTTGTCCTATGGTTACGAAATCGAAAATAA
- the pstC gene encoding phosphate ABC transporter permease subunit PstC, whose amino-acid sequence MAYNDKSQITFSVQHLIERNTKQRKKTQRINRIVPLLLKIIASVSIVTTLGIIFTLANETMMFFKKIPLHSFLTEKEWLPFFEDPKFGILPLICGTVLVTAIAMFVAIPIGLACAVFLSEYASNGARKVLKPMLELLAGIPTIVYGFFALTVVTPLLQRIIPDLQFFNAISPGIVIGFMMIPTIASLSEDAMRAVAKGTKEASLALGATRFEMVKQVVFPSAFTGIMAAIILAASRAIGETMIVVIAAGSTPNVSLDPTHSIQTLTAYIVQVSLGDAPHGTITYYSMYAVGATLFFFTFIMNIISQSIMRRFRRLT is encoded by the coding sequence TTGGCTTATAATGACAAAAGTCAAATTACATTTTCTGTACAACATTTGATTGAAAGAAATACAAAACAAAGAAAAAAAACGCAGCGAATCAATCGAATAGTTCCGTTATTACTAAAAATAATTGCTAGCGTGTCTATTGTGACGACACTTGGAATTATTTTTACGTTAGCAAATGAAACAATGATGTTCTTTAAAAAAATACCATTACACTCCTTTTTGACGGAGAAAGAATGGTTACCTTTTTTTGAAGATCCTAAATTCGGTATATTACCACTTATATGTGGAACGGTCCTTGTAACCGCAATCGCCATGTTCGTAGCAATTCCTATCGGTTTGGCGTGTGCTGTATTTTTAAGTGAATATGCTTCAAACGGTGCAAGGAAAGTATTAAAACCGATGTTAGAACTATTAGCAGGTATCCCGACAATTGTATATGGTTTTTTTGCATTAACAGTTGTCACACCGCTTTTACAACGGATTATACCAGATTTACAGTTTTTTAATGCGATTAGTCCAGGTATTGTTATTGGGTTTATGATGATACCTACAATTGCATCTCTGTCTGAAGACGCAATGAGAGCTGTAGCGAAAGGAACGAAAGAAGCTTCGTTAGCACTTGGAGCAACTCGGTTTGAGATGGTAAAACAAGTCGTGTTTCCTTCGGCTTTTACAGGGATTATGGCAGCGATTATATTAGCCGCTTCCAGGGCAATCGGTGAAACAATGATAGTTGTAATTGCAGCGGGATCCACACCGAATGTATCGCTTGATCCGACACACTCTATTCAAACGCTAACAGCCTATATTGTGCAAGTGAGTTTAGGTGATGCTCCACATGGAACAATTACTTATTACAGCATGTATGCTGTAGGTGCAACGTTATTCTTTTTTACTTTTATAATGAACATCATTTCGCAGTCTATTATGCGCCGCTTTAGGAGGCTGACATAA
- the phoX gene encoding phosphate ABC transporter substrate-binding protein PhoX, with product MKWISASIKVFMLSTSFLYVGTATAFAVNEMGEVRVDGSSTVFPIIEAVAEEYTKVHPNVKISISVSGTGGGFNRFSKGEVDINNASRVMKQVEENEMKKNSIQFTPFEVAYDGLTIVVNRQNNWVDNMTVDELRLLWSEDESEKRWSQIHSSWPREQVKFYAPGVDSGTYDYFQNVILQNSRIVKKVSLSEDDQVIMQGVMNDKNAIAFVGYAYYMANRDKVRAIKVNGVLPTKDTIQSGKYKPLSRSLFAYVNDASIRNKMNVANYIEFMIRHVGNLAEEVGYVKLPKEKYNEQLRMLTEIKR from the coding sequence GTGAAATGGATAAGTGCATCGATTAAAGTTTTCATGTTGTCGACAAGTTTCCTTTATGTTGGCACGGCTACTGCATTTGCTGTGAATGAAATGGGAGAAGTGAGAGTTGATGGATCCTCAACAGTTTTTCCTATTATAGAAGCAGTAGCGGAGGAATATACAAAGGTGCATCCGAACGTGAAAATTTCCATCAGTGTTTCTGGAACAGGAGGAGGATTTAATCGTTTCAGTAAAGGCGAAGTGGATATAAATAATGCTTCGAGAGTAATGAAACAAGTGGAAGAAAATGAAATGAAGAAAAACTCCATTCAGTTTACACCGTTCGAAGTCGCTTACGATGGTCTTACGATCGTTGTGAACCGCCAAAATAATTGGGTAGACAATATGACGGTAGACGAGTTACGTCTATTGTGGAGTGAAGATGAAAGCGAAAAGCGATGGTCACAAATTCATTCATCATGGCCACGTGAACAGGTGAAGTTTTATGCGCCAGGTGTAGACTCTGGTACGTATGATTATTTTCAAAATGTCATCTTACAAAATAGTCGCATTGTAAAAAAAGTCTCTTTGTCTGAAGATGATCAAGTTATTATGCAAGGGGTAATGAATGATAAAAATGCCATTGCTTTTGTAGGATATGCTTATTATATGGCCAATCGAGATAAGGTGAGAGCAATCAAAGTGAATGGTGTACTTCCGACGAAAGATACCATTCAATCAGGTAAGTATAAGCCATTATCTAGGTCGCTATTTGCTTATGTGAATGATGCATCTATCCGAAATAAAATGAATGTAGCAAATTATATTGAGTTTATGATTCGGCATGTTGGTAATCTCGCCGAAGAGGTAGGATATGTAAAATTACCAAAAGAAAAATACAATGAACAGCTGCGGATGTTAACAGAAATAAAAAGGTAA
- a CDS encoding peptidoglycan D,D-transpeptidase FtsI family protein: protein MSKKQKQQKKKTHVPFRLNVLFFCVFLMFSAVIVRLGYVQIVRGEEYKNEVERKENSTISNPVPRGKIFDRYGRAVVDNAAVRTITFTKMKGSTAEARLETAKKLADLIEVPTDKLTDRDKKDYWLAIHKEEAKEKITNKDRQELKDKKIDDKELDERQRNRVTEEEVNQLSAKDLEILAIKSKMDGGYAMTPQVIKKDATDKEYAIISEKLAELPGVDTSVDWERKYAYDGDLFRSVLGGVTTSDEGLPKERLDYYLVRDYNRNDRVGKSYLEQQYEDSLHGTKAEVKNITDKNGNILETINVSKGQSGNDLSLTIDMELQKRVEEIITKNLLRYKGGQPLLDRAFVVMMNPKNGEVLSMAGKQLVNENGETKVQDFALGTMTSSYPMGSTVKGATVLTGYQTGAIKPGSSQLDEPIVLKGTPKKSSWKTMGYINDLTALKMSSNVYMFKTAMNIAGVQYVRGGTLDIPQKAFDTMRYYFGQFGLGVKTGIDLPNESAGQTGRGNQPGFLLDLSIGQYDTYTPLQLAQYVSTIANGGYRMQPQVVKEIRQPSVKQDEVGKVVHSMEPKVLNRIDMPESQIKRVQEGFRQVFNESGGTAAKYFTGAPYKAAGKTGTAQTVYGGDQEIGRKANGERKETYNLTLVGYAPLEDPEVAFSVVVPWVDDKSGINGYISRDIMDAYFDLKKQENGEASTDEKDNKKKNKNVDQDDE from the coding sequence ATGAGCAAGAAGCAGAAACAACAAAAGAAAAAGACTCACGTTCCTTTTCGGTTAAACGTGCTGTTTTTCTGCGTGTTTTTAATGTTCTCCGCGGTTATTGTAAGGCTTGGATATGTACAAATTGTTCGCGGTGAGGAATATAAGAATGAAGTGGAGAGGAAAGAGAACTCGACGATAAGTAATCCTGTACCACGTGGGAAAATATTTGACCGTTATGGGCGAGCTGTAGTAGATAATGCAGCTGTTCGTACGATTACATTTACAAAAATGAAAGGATCAACTGCAGAGGCGCGTTTAGAAACAGCGAAGAAGCTAGCAGATTTGATTGAAGTACCGACAGATAAATTAACTGATCGCGATAAAAAAGATTATTGGCTTGCTATTCATAAAGAGGAAGCCAAAGAAAAAATTACGAATAAAGATCGTCAAGAGTTGAAAGATAAGAAAATTGACGATAAAGAATTAGATGAGCGTCAACGAAATCGCGTGACAGAAGAAGAAGTGAATCAATTATCCGCAAAAGATTTAGAAATATTAGCGATTAAAAGCAAAATGGACGGCGGATATGCAATGACACCACAAGTCATTAAGAAGGATGCAACAGATAAAGAATATGCGATTATTAGTGAAAAGTTAGCGGAATTGCCAGGAGTAGATACAAGTGTCGATTGGGAACGAAAATATGCATATGATGGTGATTTGTTCCGAAGTGTACTTGGTGGTGTAACAACTTCTGATGAAGGCTTACCGAAAGAGCGTTTAGATTACTATCTTGTTCGTGATTATAATCGAAATGACCGCGTAGGGAAAAGTTATCTTGAGCAGCAATATGAAGATAGCCTGCACGGTACGAAAGCAGAAGTGAAAAATATTACAGATAAAAACGGTAATATTTTAGAAACGATTAATGTATCAAAAGGGCAAAGTGGTAATGACTTGAGCTTAACAATCGATATGGAATTACAAAAGCGTGTAGAAGAAATTATCACGAAAAATTTATTGAGATATAAAGGCGGACAACCTCTTTTAGATCGTGCATTCGTTGTAATGATGAATCCGAAAAATGGTGAAGTTTTATCTATGGCTGGGAAACAGTTAGTGAATGAAAATGGCGAAACGAAAGTACAAGATTTCGCATTAGGAACGATGACAAGTTCATATCCGATGGGATCGACTGTAAAAGGTGCGACAGTACTTACGGGGTATCAAACAGGCGCGATTAAACCGGGTTCCTCTCAACTCGATGAACCAATCGTATTGAAAGGAACACCGAAGAAATCTTCTTGGAAGACGATGGGATATATTAATGATTTGACAGCATTAAAAATGTCTTCTAACGTATATATGTTTAAAACAGCGATGAATATCGCAGGTGTTCAATATGTGAGAGGTGGTACGTTAGATATACCACAAAAAGCATTTGATACGATGCGTTATTATTTCGGACAGTTTGGACTTGGTGTGAAAACAGGTATTGATTTACCGAATGAATCAGCCGGCCAAACAGGTAGAGGAAATCAGCCAGGTTTCCTATTAGATTTATCAATTGGACAGTATGATACGTATACACCGCTTCAATTAGCACAATATGTTTCAACAATTGCAAATGGTGGTTACCGTATGCAGCCGCAAGTTGTGAAAGAAATTCGTCAACCTTCAGTGAAACAAGACGAAGTTGGAAAAGTTGTTCATTCAATGGAGCCGAAAGTACTAAACCGTATTGATATGCCTGAATCACAAATTAAACGTGTTCAGGAAGGATTTAGACAAGTATTTAACGAATCTGGTGGTACAGCTGCGAAATACTTTACAGGTGCACCATATAAAGCTGCTGGTAAAACAGGTACAGCTCAAACTGTGTATGGCGGAGATCAAGAGATTGGTAGAAAGGCAAACGGTGAGCGTAAAGAGACATATAACTTGACTTTAGTAGGTTATGCGCCACTTGAAGATCCTGAAGTAGCATTTTCTGTTGTTGTACCTTGGGTAGATGATAAATCAGGTATTAACGGTTATATTAGTCGTGACATTATGGACGCGTACTTTGATTTGAAAAAGCAAGAAAATGGTGAAGCTTCAACAGATGAAAAAGACAATAAAAAGAAAAATAAAAATGTAGATCAAGATGATGAATAA